A single genomic interval of Chitinophaga sp. 180180018-3 harbors:
- a CDS encoding helix-turn-helix domain-containing protein — protein sequence MTVIKATSVIQENKSNAFAACPVTFVMERIGGYWKPIILFNLLTGTKRYHELKKSIPAITEKMLIQHLKQLEADGLVKRKSKPVIPPYVTYELSAKGKALRPVLYAMAEWAVSNGGKQSKQFLKQMEDFPKE from the coding sequence ATGACAGTCATAAAAGCAACTTCAGTAATACAGGAGAATAAAAGTAACGCCTTTGCAGCCTGCCCGGTAACCTTTGTAATGGAAAGAATCGGCGGATACTGGAAGCCGATTATTTTGTTCAACTTACTAACAGGAACAAAACGATACCATGAGCTAAAAAAATCTATTCCGGCAATTACGGAGAAAATGCTGATACAACATTTAAAACAACTGGAAGCAGATGGATTGGTGAAAAGAAAGTCTAAGCCGGTTATTCCGCCTTATGTAACTTATGAACTCTCTGCAAAGGGAAAGGCACTAAGACCGGTGCTGTATGCCATGGCGGAATGGGCGGTGAGTAACGGAGGGAAACAATCCAAACAATTTTTGAAACAAATGGAGGATTTTCCGAAAGAATAG
- a CDS encoding terpene synthase family protein, whose protein sequence is MKNYSTILSKSRIEMIHFLREEMPVPTAVNPYYEQTKQIVDTWASEFNNKELNELVLWDVALCTSTLHPQAKPKVQKNIAWVYYIFSAVDELLEDLSNNGRYEEAREIVKKIYQWDYPFWNLAQSAIEDMRPGTRKRFFDYYFDTIAAVVTLREKLNEGSITVEEFYKLRSDDLHTFSCLTLFEYEHDLDITDEELDHQLVKDILYHTVVLSWLHNDIVSFDRDIAHNNRANLLYVLTNGNYGDQLPEAKADILQRFFDERDLLLKLAQEAADSKELSDNAKTMCRLAPTWAAGYFEWSKFSKRYVV, encoded by the coding sequence ATGAAAAACTATTCGACCATCCTCTCAAAGAGCCGGATTGAAATGATTCATTTCCTCCGGGAAGAAATGCCGGTACCCACTGCTGTAAACCCGTACTATGAGCAAACCAAACAAATTGTAGACACCTGGGCTTCTGAGTTTAACAACAAGGAATTAAATGAATTGGTTCTCTGGGACGTTGCCCTGTGTACATCGACGCTTCATCCCCAGGCTAAACCCAAAGTTCAAAAAAACATCGCCTGGGTGTATTATATTTTCTCCGCGGTAGATGAGTTGTTAGAAGACCTTAGTAATAATGGCAGATACGAGGAGGCCCGTGAAATAGTAAAAAAAATATATCAGTGGGACTACCCCTTTTGGAATTTAGCCCAATCTGCCATTGAAGATATGCGGCCAGGCACCAGGAAAAGATTCTTTGATTATTACTTTGATACCATAGCCGCCGTTGTCACTTTACGGGAAAAGCTAAACGAGGGCAGCATAACTGTGGAAGAATTCTATAAGCTAAGATCTGATGATCTTCACACGTTTTCCTGCCTGACATTATTTGAATATGAACATGATTTGGATATTACAGATGAAGAACTGGATCATCAGCTGGTGAAAGACATCCTTTACCACACAGTAGTGTTATCCTGGCTTCATAACGATATTGTATCCTTTGATAGGGACATTGCCCATAACAACAGGGCTAACCTGCTTTATGTGTTGACAAATGGCAACTATGGTGATCAGCTTCCTGAAGCGAAAGCCGATATACTTCAACGTTTCTTTGACGAAAGGGATTTACTGTTAAAACTTGCCCAAGAGGCAGCTGATAGCAAAGAGTTATCTGACAATGCTAAAACTATGTGCCGCCTGGCGCCAACATGGGCAGCCGGGTATTTTGAATGGAGCAAATTCAGTAAGCGTTATGTAGTATAG
- a CDS encoding carboxypeptidase regulatory-like domain-containing protein — protein sequence MQRFTHCLQRLLLCFILFLYCNLHARAQSTATVSGFVNDASNKPIPGATVTVKNESTGFIDGTVSNEKGYFLFRNLTLGGPYTVTATIIGYNTEKQTGYTLTIGENLKLQFRLNDKSSELQEVIIRPQDDIFAKISPLGTAKKLGVQELKALPSYGRNFQDLASLSPMTGVSPSGNPNLVIGGARESSTGVTLDGMSQRYMMNGGLLPIFTVSIEAVKEYEVATNNYDVLQGRQGGGSVNVITKSGTNDFTGSAFFYNRSNRLTSKNDYLGRPQKNFNINQYGASLGGPIIKNKLHFFAAFDFEDRSTPVSVLDVRDLTTEKVEKISKANLDRFLNILSTKYGLSDPASQTGLFSLRPISRTFFGRLDWQLNSRNKLTFRGNYSSQKSEFSPYAFPDNSGVKESYAKHEIELMSFMLNLKTSFSAKLNNDLKVQYLKAERDFLPYSNLPRGFVNIASVLEDGTKVSRNFQFGGNRIAPEKQGEKQLQLVENLYLQTGKFNFTFGTDNIITFTHTLNSNEQGGLFQFDNLDALDNLKASSYSRLVPLNPVNGYTDYLNMTTFDVSAHAQAEYAINPKMNIRGGLRWDATVFATKPGYNPLVDQVLGQRTDKTAADYRNIQPRLQFTYDINGDQSSMFQVGAGAFSANIVHWAQLSNILQTGLNLSNVVYPKNGIPTPDYISYRKNISNVPGVPPNSGAIPPYVNLIGKDFRAPMTWKANASFRQFFHKTVFAGVNIYYAYTNHNFRYVDQNMRDQPDFRLDNEGGRGVFAPANTIKVADKNPDAAGVVTYPVPYNAVTAHPELSRVLALNGDAHLWQIGSTVEAGIVLPKNGLISASYTYNKTEDDNSYNCCIARTSASGIIADDPRVLDANRGSANGDFRHKVIVYGISPKFYGLQLGVKYVGISGNPWTPVVFGDITGDGSSLTINNNKRAFLFDPATISANPNATPFEKRMADDLVKVMANSNNTAAAYMKSHLGQMAGRNVIYNKFWSNIDISLTYSIDKDLIKSLKKNRLILEAQVFNFGNLINKSAGKQMVVPGDNQQLLKTVGLDPYAKDLGKNQYAYIVNPLFGQAVPANAPYQVQLGLRYEFQ from the coding sequence ATGCAACGATTTACCCATTGTCTGCAACGCCTGCTTCTGTGCTTTATACTGTTCTTGTATTGTAATCTACATGCCCGCGCACAGAGCACTGCAACTGTAAGTGGTTTTGTGAATGACGCCAGTAACAAACCAATCCCCGGCGCTACGGTAACGGTAAAAAATGAGTCTACCGGCTTTATCGATGGCACTGTCAGTAATGAAAAGGGATATTTCCTCTTCCGCAACCTCACGCTGGGCGGCCCTTACACGGTTACGGCCACCATTATAGGTTACAACACGGAAAAGCAAACCGGCTATACGCTTACCATTGGCGAAAACCTGAAACTGCAATTCCGGCTCAATGATAAATCGTCTGAATTGCAGGAGGTGATCATACGTCCGCAGGACGATATCTTCGCTAAAATATCGCCCTTAGGCACGGCCAAAAAACTCGGTGTACAGGAGCTGAAGGCGCTCCCCTCCTACGGCCGCAACTTCCAGGATCTGGCCAGCTTATCGCCTATGACCGGCGTATCGCCTTCGGGCAATCCTAACCTGGTGATAGGCGGCGCCCGCGAAAGCTCTACCGGCGTAACGCTGGATGGTATGAGCCAGCGCTATATGATGAACGGAGGCCTGCTGCCTATCTTTACCGTGTCTATCGAAGCAGTAAAAGAATACGAGGTGGCTACGAATAACTATGATGTACTGCAAGGCCGACAGGGTGGCGGATCTGTGAACGTGATCACTAAATCAGGTACCAACGATTTTACCGGCTCTGCTTTCTTTTACAACCGCAGCAACAGGCTTACTTCCAAAAACGATTACCTGGGCCGGCCGCAGAAGAATTTCAACATCAATCAGTACGGTGCTTCTCTCGGTGGGCCTATCATCAAAAACAAACTGCACTTCTTTGCAGCGTTCGACTTTGAAGATCGTAGCACACCGGTATCTGTACTGGATGTACGTGACCTGACGACAGAAAAGGTGGAGAAAATTTCCAAAGCAAACCTGGACCGCTTCCTGAATATCCTCAGTACCAAATACGGCCTCAGCGATCCGGCATCTCAAACCGGCCTGTTTTCGCTCCGGCCTATCAGCCGTACTTTCTTCGGGCGGCTCGACTGGCAGCTGAACAGCCGCAACAAGCTTACCTTCCGGGGCAACTATTCATCGCAGAAGAGCGAATTCTCTCCTTATGCTTTTCCGGACAACAGCGGCGTGAAAGAGTCGTATGCCAAACATGAAATTGAACTGATGTCGTTTATGCTGAACCTGAAAACCAGTTTCAGCGCCAAACTGAATAACGATCTGAAAGTGCAATACCTGAAGGCGGAACGTGACTTTCTGCCTTATTCCAACCTGCCCCGCGGCTTTGTGAACATCGCTTCTGTGCTGGAAGACGGCACCAAGGTAAGCAGGAACTTCCAGTTTGGCGGCAACCGCATTGCACCTGAAAAACAAGGCGAGAAGCAATTGCAGCTCGTGGAAAACCTCTACCTGCAAACCGGTAAATTCAACTTCACTTTCGGTACCGACAATATTATCACGTTCACGCATACACTGAATTCCAATGAACAGGGCGGGCTGTTTCAGTTCGATAACCTCGATGCACTGGACAACCTGAAAGCCAGCTCCTATAGCCGGCTGGTGCCACTCAACCCCGTTAACGGCTATACGGATTATCTGAACATGACCACCTTTGACGTATCCGCTCACGCACAGGCCGAATACGCTATTAATCCTAAGATGAATATACGGGGAGGTCTGCGCTGGGATGCTACGGTATTTGCCACCAAGCCAGGTTACAATCCACTGGTAGACCAGGTATTAGGTCAGCGCACTGATAAAACCGCTGCCGATTACCGCAACATACAGCCCCGTCTGCAATTCACTTATGATATCAACGGCGATCAGAGCTCGATGTTTCAGGTAGGCGCTGGCGCTTTCTCTGCCAATATTGTGCACTGGGCGCAGCTGAGTAATATCCTGCAAACCGGGCTGAATCTCTCCAACGTAGTGTATCCGAAAAATGGAATCCCTACACCGGATTACATCAGCTATCGTAAAAATATTTCCAATGTACCCGGCGTACCGCCCAACAGTGGCGCTATTCCGCCCTACGTGAACCTGATAGGCAAAGATTTCCGCGCACCCATGACCTGGAAAGCAAATGCATCTTTCCGGCAATTCTTTCATAAAACAGTATTCGCCGGTGTAAATATCTATTACGCCTATACGAATCATAACTTCCGGTATGTAGATCAGAATATGCGTGACCAGCCCGATTTCCGGCTGGATAACGAAGGCGGCAGAGGCGTATTTGCACCAGCCAATACGATTAAAGTGGCCGACAAAAATCCGGATGCTGCCGGCGTAGTTACTTACCCGGTGCCATACAACGCCGTTACTGCACATCCTGAGCTTAGCCGCGTGCTGGCACTCAATGGCGATGCGCATCTCTGGCAAATAGGGAGTACCGTGGAAGCCGGTATTGTGCTGCCTAAGAATGGCTTGATATCCGCTTCTTATACTTATAATAAAACGGAAGATGACAACTCCTACAACTGTTGCATTGCACGTACTTCCGCCTCAGGTATCATCGCTGATGATCCGCGTGTGCTGGATGCCAACAGGGGCAGCGCCAATGGCGATTTCCGTCATAAAGTTATCGTCTATGGTATCAGTCCGAAATTCTATGGCCTGCAACTGGGCGTCAAATATGTAGGCATCTCCGGTAATCCCTGGACACCGGTTGTATTTGGCGACATTACCGGCGATGGTAGCAGTCTTACTATCAATAATAACAAACGGGCTTTCCTCTTTGATCCCGCCACTATCTCCGCTAATCCCAATGCCACGCCCTTCGAAAAGCGCATGGCCGACGATCTCGTAAAAGTGATGGCTAACAGCAATAATACCGCTGCCGCCTATATGAAATCGCATCTGGGGCAAATGGCCGGCCGCAACGTGATTTATAATAAGTTCTGGAGTAACATCGACATCAGTCTTACTTATTCCATCGATAAAGACCTGATCAAAAGTCTGAAAAAGAACCGGCTAATCCTGGAAGCACAGGTGTTCAACTTTGGTAATCTGATCAACAAAAGTGCAGGCAAACAAATGGTTGTACCGGGCGACAACCAGCAGCTGCTGAAAACCGTGGGACTTGACCCATATGCTAAAGACCTGGGCAAAAACCAATACGCATATATCGTGAATCCGTTATTTGGTCAGGCAGTACCGGCCAATGCGCCTTACCAGGTGCAGTTGGGATTGAGATATGAGTTTCAGTAA
- a CDS encoding PhoPQ-activated protein PqaA family protein has translation MKYFLTHTAWLLLFCCCAASAQQTATPATAMQNYLNNGDKSFQWEVKDSFNVGNVKAYDILLTSQHWREYTWKHQLTVFLPPSLQHDGALLFITGGSLKDSVPNWNGPEDELFQQLGKMAGENNAVTAVLRQTPNQPLYGKLTEDALISYTLHHFKQDGDYTWPLLFPMVKSAVRAMDVIQDFAAKSTGHAVKGFVVSGASKRGWTTWLTGANDDRVIAIAPMVIDVLNMPVSLDYQIKTWKGYSAQIEDYVKLGIPQTANTSQGQAINTMIDPYSYRQHLRMPKMIFMGTNDEYWVVDNIKNYIDSIPGKNLINYVPNAGHGLGDKRQAFQSLNAFFGMTVNKQAYPECKWNTVVKKGKVQLTADASSDRLLDVILWSAHSDDLDFRNDKWSSESLGINHTSKVKVSTPLPEKGYRAFYVDLKYQDASGGTYTVSTRVFVTDSKAIL, from the coding sequence ATGAAGTATTTTCTGACACACACTGCATGGCTGCTACTCTTTTGCTGCTGCGCTGCCAGCGCCCAGCAAACCGCCACACCCGCTACTGCTATGCAAAACTATCTGAACAACGGCGATAAATCCTTCCAGTGGGAAGTGAAAGACTCTTTCAACGTCGGCAACGTAAAAGCCTACGATATACTGCTGACATCTCAGCACTGGCGTGAGTATACCTGGAAACATCAGCTGACTGTTTTCCTGCCGCCATCCCTTCAGCACGACGGCGCCTTATTATTCATCACCGGCGGTTCGCTGAAAGACAGCGTGCCCAACTGGAATGGCCCGGAAGATGAGCTATTTCAGCAGCTGGGAAAAATGGCCGGCGAAAACAATGCGGTGACCGCAGTGTTGCGTCAGACGCCTAATCAGCCACTGTACGGGAAGTTGACGGAAGATGCCCTCATTTCCTATACCCTGCATCACTTCAAACAGGACGGCGATTATACGTGGCCATTATTATTCCCGATGGTAAAAAGTGCCGTGCGTGCGATGGATGTAATCCAGGATTTCGCAGCTAAAAGCACCGGCCATGCGGTTAAAGGATTCGTGGTTTCCGGGGCTTCCAAACGTGGCTGGACTACCTGGCTTACCGGTGCTAACGACGACCGTGTGATTGCGATCGCACCGATGGTGATAGATGTGCTGAATATGCCGGTTAGCCTCGACTATCAGATCAAAACCTGGAAAGGGTACAGTGCACAAATAGAAGATTATGTAAAACTGGGCATTCCCCAAACCGCCAATACTTCTCAGGGCCAGGCGATCAATACCATGATCGACCCTTACTCCTACCGCCAGCATCTGCGGATGCCTAAAATGATATTCATGGGTACCAATGATGAATATTGGGTAGTAGATAATATTAAAAATTATATAGACAGCATACCGGGCAAGAACCTCATTAACTACGTTCCCAACGCAGGCCATGGGCTGGGCGATAAGAGGCAGGCCTTCCAGAGCCTGAACGCTTTCTTTGGCATGACGGTAAATAAACAGGCCTATCCTGAATGTAAATGGAATACCGTAGTAAAAAAAGGTAAAGTACAATTAACAGCCGATGCTTCTTCCGATCGCCTGTTAGATGTAATATTGTGGTCGGCTCATTCAGACGACCTCGATTTCCGGAATGATAAGTGGTCGTCCGAAAGCCTGGGTATCAACCATACTTCAAAGGTGAAAGTAAGCACACCGCTCCCGGAAAAAGGGTACCGTGCCTTTTACGTAGACCTGAAGTATCAGGATGCCTCAGGAGGCACCTATACCGTTAGTACCCGTGTATTCGTTACCGATAGTAAAGCTATTTTATAA
- a CDS encoding 3-hydroxyacyl-CoA dehydrogenase family protein has translation MYTDFNNQAGIVTATMPVGIVGLGLMGCSITTCLLMAGHPVVAVAPVSADLEFAVKRITEHLHRSKNEGITVLSPVACLERLTITEDYTKLTPCELVIECTLEDLTIKKTVYGKIEAVISADAILTSNTSAIPISLLQEQVQWPERFFGLHWAEPSHTTRFLEVICGGKSDIKKGEYLYAVSHYWGKEPTLVRRDIRGFITNRLMYALYREAFYLVENGYATVEDVDRACRNNAGYWMTLAGVFRWMDLTGVQAYHTVMKDLFPTLNNSTEVPSLIDDLVKSGARGVANAKGFYEYTPEEAKLWEETFAAFSYEIRRLALKYPADVVAKKVADRTHHI, from the coding sequence ATGTATACCGACTTTAACAACCAGGCGGGCATTGTTACCGCAACCATGCCGGTAGGAATAGTAGGGCTGGGGCTAATGGGGTGCAGTATCACGACATGCCTGCTCATGGCTGGCCACCCCGTAGTAGCGGTGGCGCCTGTATCGGCAGATCTGGAATTTGCGGTCAAACGGATTACGGAACACCTGCACCGGTCGAAGAACGAAGGAATAACTGTACTTTCTCCCGTTGCCTGCCTGGAACGGCTTACTATCACTGAAGACTATACGAAACTGACGCCCTGCGAACTGGTGATAGAATGTACACTGGAGGATCTTACCATCAAGAAAACGGTATACGGAAAAATCGAAGCAGTGATTAGTGCCGATGCTATACTGACCAGCAATACCTCTGCTATCCCCATCAGCTTGTTGCAGGAACAGGTGCAATGGCCGGAACGTTTCTTCGGCCTGCATTGGGCGGAGCCTTCTCATACCACCCGTTTCCTGGAAGTGATATGTGGTGGAAAGAGCGACATAAAGAAAGGAGAATACCTCTATGCAGTATCTCATTACTGGGGCAAAGAGCCTACGCTGGTACGCAGGGATATCCGTGGTTTCATCACCAACAGGTTAATGTACGCCCTGTACCGCGAGGCCTTTTATCTGGTAGAGAATGGATATGCTACCGTGGAAGATGTGGACCGTGCCTGCCGCAACAACGCAGGCTACTGGATGACATTGGCAGGCGTTTTCCGTTGGATGGACCTCACCGGTGTACAAGCTTATCATACGGTAATGAAAGATCTTTTTCCTACACTTAATAATAGTACAGAGGTACCATCGTTGATCGATGACCTCGTGAAATCCGGTGCAAGAGGAGTAGCCAATGCGAAGGGATTTTATGAATATACACCGGAAGAAGCAAAGCTGTGGGAAGAAACCTTTGCTGCTTTCAGTTATGAGATTCGCCGGCTGGCATTGAAATACCCCGCGGATGTGGTAGCGAAGAAAGTAGCGGACCGTACTCATCATATTTAA
- a CDS encoding prolyl oligopeptidase family serine peptidase, protein MKTFLFLAIFISFTFCATAQSPGYYKLPAPADPQTAQQRKAAINSISADVFTAGYFKGIPYRLLSPAVTVKGKRYPLVLILHSSGGIGTDNKQQLNVLVKYWAQPQIQAAFPAYVVAPQFPDRTSNYKQSPGGVQASVPSAALPEAMLLVDSLKKTLPVDENSIYVIGFSMGGSSVINCIGRRPGLFAAAVAISGIPDFGHTAALSKVPLWVIHGNADTENPFASDSLLYHQLNKKQLTFWEIDKLQHEIFSDLYTTNILPEWLFRHHLHKQ, encoded by the coding sequence ATGAAAACTTTTCTCTTCCTCGCCATTTTTATCAGTTTCACCTTTTGCGCAACAGCCCAATCTCCCGGATACTACAAACTCCCCGCTCCTGCCGACCCGCAAACCGCTCAACAACGTAAAGCCGCCATCAACAGCATCAGCGCCGATGTATTTACGGCCGGCTATTTCAAGGGTATTCCTTACCGCCTGCTTTCACCGGCTGTAACGGTGAAGGGTAAACGTTATCCGCTGGTACTGATACTCCACAGCTCCGGAGGAATTGGAACGGATAATAAGCAACAGCTGAATGTACTGGTAAAATATTGGGCGCAGCCGCAGATACAGGCTGCTTTTCCGGCTTATGTAGTGGCGCCGCAATTCCCCGATCGCACGTCTAACTATAAGCAGAGCCCGGGCGGCGTGCAGGCATCTGTGCCTTCGGCCGCATTACCGGAGGCGATGCTGCTGGTGGATTCTCTCAAAAAAACATTGCCGGTAGATGAAAACAGTATTTATGTAATTGGCTTTTCCATGGGTGGTTCCAGCGTGATCAACTGCATCGGGCGCAGGCCTGGCTTGTTTGCAGCAGCAGTGGCCATATCCGGTATCCCCGACTTCGGGCATACGGCTGCATTGAGCAAAGTGCCGCTGTGGGTGATACATGGCAATGCCGATACCGAAAATCCTTTTGCCAGCGATTCGCTGTTATACCATCAATTGAATAAAAAGCAACTGACCTTTTGGGAGATAGATAAGTTACAACACGAAATATTCAGCGATCTGTATACGACTAACATCCTGCCCGAATGGCTGTTCCGTCATCACCTGCACAAGCAATAA
- a CDS encoding glycerophosphodiester phosphodiesterase family protein, with translation MKNILTLSISLFISMTVRAQQAVPTLPASRHQLVIIAHRGNHVDVPENSVAAIEETIRCGADYAELDLRTTKDGQFVLMHDASVDRMTNGKGKVADLTLAEIKQLKLNSKDGKEYHVPTFKEALLACKGRLNIYLDFKDADVETTWKLLKETGTDQQVVVYLNAKEQYKAWRKTAPEMPLMASLPDEVTTPEQMDNFLQHVKIAVLDNISDKAMLEVARKHNTAIWLDVQKATEGPDDWSAALNKGVQGLQSDHPGALVNYLNEHHLRGGMEAKAEHK, from the coding sequence ATGAAAAATATCCTGACCCTTTCTATTTCACTGTTTATCTCTATGACTGTTAGGGCGCAGCAGGCGGTACCCACACTGCCTGCCAGTCGCCACCAGCTGGTGATCATTGCCCATCGTGGCAATCATGTTGATGTGCCCGAAAACAGCGTTGCTGCCATCGAAGAAACGATCCGCTGCGGAGCAGACTATGCCGAACTTGATCTGCGCACTACCAAAGACGGACAATTCGTGCTGATGCACGACGCTTCAGTAGACCGGATGACCAATGGCAAGGGCAAAGTGGCCGATCTTACCCTGGCGGAAATAAAGCAGCTAAAGCTCAACAGCAAGGATGGAAAGGAATACCATGTGCCTACCTTTAAAGAGGCGTTACTCGCATGCAAAGGGCGGCTGAACATCTATCTCGATTTCAAAGACGCAGATGTGGAAACCACCTGGAAGCTGCTGAAAGAAACCGGTACGGATCAACAGGTGGTGGTATACCTGAATGCAAAGGAACAATATAAAGCGTGGCGTAAAACCGCACCCGAGATGCCGCTGATGGCCAGTTTACCGGATGAAGTAACTACACCGGAGCAGATGGACAACTTCCTGCAACATGTAAAAATAGCGGTGTTGGATAACATTAGCGATAAAGCGATGCTGGAAGTAGCGCGCAAACATAATACGGCCATCTGGCTGGATGTGCAGAAAGCAACGGAAGGGCCGGACGACTGGAGTGCTGCGCTTAACAAAGGCGTGCAGGGGTTGCAGAGCGATCATCCCGGGGCGCTGGTGAATTATCTGAATGAGCATCATCTCCGGGGGGGGATGGAGGCGAAGGCGGAGCATAAGTAA
- a CDS encoding NAD(P)H-binding protein, whose amino-acid sequence MKITVTGSLGNISRILIEKLVSGGHEVKVITSNTDRSKEIEQLKAFPLVGSIEDVEFVKKSFAGSDAVYLMIPPNFGATDLKQYIKTVGEQYAHALKETGVKYAVNLSSIGAHLENGLGPTGSNFYVEQKLNELPDVNVLHLRPGMFLTNFYGAVPMIRHQHMLGNNFDGTISLPLTHPKDIAAAAFSVLNDLSVSGKQVQYIVSDEKNGVEIARILGAAVGKPDVNWVEFSDEQLLGALVQSGFSEQMAKVYMIEIGVALRDGSFMEDYNKNRSQSVGGTTLQDFSKEFAMVYK is encoded by the coding sequence ATGAAAATAACAGTAACAGGTTCATTGGGAAATATCAGCCGCATTCTCATCGAAAAATTAGTATCAGGCGGCCATGAAGTAAAGGTAATCACTTCCAATACGGACAGATCAAAAGAGATTGAACAGCTGAAAGCGTTTCCGCTGGTTGGTTCGATAGAAGATGTTGAGTTTGTAAAAAAATCATTTGCAGGAAGCGATGCGGTTTATTTAATGATCCCACCAAATTTCGGCGCTACCGACCTGAAACAATATATCAAAACAGTGGGCGAACAATACGCCCATGCGTTAAAGGAAACAGGCGTTAAGTATGCTGTGAATTTAAGCAGCATCGGTGCTCATCTTGAAAACGGTTTGGGGCCAACCGGGTCGAACTTTTATGTTGAACAAAAGTTGAATGAGCTGCCAGATGTGAATGTGTTGCATCTGCGGCCGGGAATGTTTCTGACTAATTTCTATGGCGCCGTTCCGATGATCAGGCATCAACATATGCTGGGCAACAACTTCGACGGAACTATCAGTTTACCGCTCACACACCCGAAAGATATTGCGGCAGCAGCGTTCAGCGTATTGAACGATTTGTCGGTTTCCGGAAAGCAGGTTCAGTACATTGTCAGCGATGAAAAGAATGGTGTTGAAATTGCCCGGATACTGGGAGCTGCAGTTGGTAAGCCGGATGTAAATTGGGTGGAGTTCTCTGATGAACAACTGTTGGGAGCGCTGGTACAAAGTGGCTTTTCGGAACAAATGGCGAAGGTTTATATGATTGAAATTGGCGTGGCGTTAAGGGATGGTAGTTTTATGGAAGACTATAATAAAAACAGGTCGCAATCAGTTGGTGGAACTACATTGCAGGATTTTTCAAAGGAGTTTGCAATGGTTTATAAATAG
- a CDS encoding LacI family DNA-binding transcriptional regulator, whose protein sequence is MSTQVPTLKEIAKRLNISVSAVSRALHNHPSIGLRTRTRVKELAAALHYEPNQVALSFKRNKTCMIGVILPNLNQDFFAAIVSAIEDVAYRKNYTLLLGQSRDEEDREKRLVESMKSQRVDGVLVSIAKNTSNYAHFDLLKKANIPVVFFDRIPRMPDIHYIASELESGMEAAVKFLAQKKHRNIAMINGPDNLLASKERLDGYMNALQKLRIKIDLTAVVSSNLSREGNQQAIQEILDLKRRPTAIITFNDYVAMDAIRYAKKAGIRINEDICFVSFANEPITNYMDNPPLASVEQFPYKQGEKATEILLQLLEDDKKSTTIHKILLPPELVIHEAR, encoded by the coding sequence ATGAGTACGCAAGTCCCCACGCTTAAGGAAATTGCGAAACGCCTGAATATCTCCGTATCCGCCGTTTCCAGAGCTTTACATAATCATCCGAGTATTGGCCTGAGAACCCGTACCAGGGTGAAGGAACTGGCAGCAGCACTTCACTATGAGCCAAACCAGGTGGCGTTGTCTTTCAAAAGAAACAAAACCTGCATGATAGGTGTCATACTCCCTAACCTGAACCAGGACTTCTTTGCAGCCATTGTGAGTGCCATAGAAGATGTAGCCTATCGGAAAAATTATACCCTGCTGCTGGGACAATCGAGAGATGAGGAAGACAGGGAAAAGCGGCTGGTGGAGTCGATGAAGAGCCAACGCGTAGATGGTGTGCTGGTATCGATCGCTAAAAATACTTCCAACTACGCACACTTCGACTTATTAAAAAAAGCAAATATTCCCGTTGTGTTTTTCGACCGGATACCACGCATGCCCGATATACACTATATCGCAAGCGAGCTGGAATCGGGCATGGAAGCGGCAGTGAAGTTTCTTGCACAGAAGAAGCACCGCAATATCGCCATGATCAACGGCCCTGACAACCTGCTGGCCAGCAAAGAAAGACTGGATGGATATATGAATGCATTGCAAAAACTGAGGATTAAGATAGACCTCACTGCGGTAGTGTCTTCCAATTTATCCAGGGAGGGCAATCAACAGGCCATACAGGAAATACTGGATCTGAAAAGAAGGCCCACGGCCATTATCACATTCAACGATTATGTAGCCATGGATGCCATCAGGTATGCAAAAAAAGCCGGCATCCGGATCAATGAAGATATTTGCTTCGTTAGCTTCGCCAATGAGCCGATCACAAATTATATGGATAATCCGCCGCTGGCATCCGTGGAGCAGTTCCCTTACAAGCAGGGGGAGAAAGCAACGGAAATACTGCTGCAGCTGCTGGAAGACGATAAAAAAAGTACTACCATTCACAAGATACTCCTGCCACCGGAGCTGGTCATTCACGAGGCCCGGTAA